GAATGGCTGGTTACCTGGAGCCTGAGGAACCGAGGTCGGGCATATGGTGGCAAGTTCTCAGAAACATGGCTGTAGAGCCGCACCAGGTTCAGAGCCTGCGGGGGCCGCAGAGCCAAGGCCGCCATGCCTGCCCTGCCTTCGTGCCCTGGTGGGTGCAGAGACACATAAGCCCTTCTGTTCCTTGTGCCCAAACACTACTATGTGGGGTAGGATGCTGGGTAACTCCCTGCCTTTCATGTCTAAGCACCTGGCACCATGACTCCATAGATGTTCACCTCCTGAAGGAAGTCCAGGGTCTCCAAGACCTCGGCCACTTCAGTTGTGGCCACATTCTCTCCCTTCCACCTGTTGGCAGAgcagggagaaactgaggcattaTGGGAGTTTTGCTGAGGGGATAAAGAAGTTAGGGGATAATGTTGCTGATGAGGTCTGAGAAAGTTGGATGGGGTTGGACATGAGATGTGTCACCGAGTTTGAAAGCCTGAGAAGATTGGAAAGTGACAGAGAGATACCTGAAGGTGTCTCCAGTACGATCGTGGAAGTGAAGAAAGCCTTGCTCATCACAGACCAAGAGGTCCCCAGTAttgaagaaaatgtccccagaCCAGAAGACATCCTTCAGCAGCTTGTCCTTGGCCAGCTCCGGAGCCCCAGCATAGCCCAGGAACGGGGACTGCTGGCTCACTGGGGCCACCAGTAGGCCTGGCTCACCTGGAAGAATTCCTGGGGTCAGGACTGGGTCACTCACCAGAACCCCTAGGCTCTGCCCCCACCTCAGGTGTCAAGTTCAACCTTGTCTGCCAGCTTCGCCCCCCTCCAAGTACAAACCTGGAGATGTGGCCATGCAGTGCCCCTGGGCATTCCGAATAGGCTCCCCTGTCATGACATCATATCGAAtcaaggagaaggggaagatgtGCTGGGAGGGAGAGCCATACTTCGTCGTTAGCCCCCGGAGCCCCTGCTCTTGCCATCCCCCTTCTGCTCTGGGGGGTCCTCCTGTCCACTCGGTCTCTCACCTTGTAAAGCCAGGAAGCTCGCCCCACTGCACCCTGCCGTCCTGTGTAGTTGAACGTAGCTACGTTGCCCTCTGTCATGCCATACGTCTCCAGTATCTGCAGAGGTCCAAAGCGCCGCAGGAAACGCTCCCAGGTGTCTGGGCGCAACCCACTGCCCACTGCCAAGCGCACCTTATGGTCACACTCTGCCTTGCTCTGAGATGGTGAGAGAGGGGCAGGGGCTCCAGCACCCAGCTTCCAGGTCCCCGAGTGAAGCCCTGTTCCTTATCCTCCAGAGCCTCCTCCCACTGGGCCGTCTCTTGGCCTCCGTACATGTCAGGGCGACTTCCAGGTGACAGTCCTGGTGTCTCCTGTTGTCTGGCCTGCTCTGTAGCCTACTCACCGGGGGCTGGTTGACAAGGTATCGGCACAACTCCCCAATGTACTGGAACACTGTCACTCTGTGCTTCTGGCAATCCTCCCAGAACTGGCTAGCTGAGAACTTGGGTTTCAGCACCACGGTTGCCCCTGCCCAGAAAcgggagagaagggagggtgaAGAGAAGACTCAAGCCACCACTGCTCACTACAGACATCTGCTGGAGTCATGTCTTTAGCAGGCTGTAGTGGCCAAGTCCTTCCCTTACTTGTGTTTGGTGAGGCTAATATTCCTTTCTAGGTTGATACAACCTTTCTCTTTTGTTCCCTTTGCCGTCTAGAGACTGAACTGTGCAGCCTCCACAGTGGCTCGCCCTGTGGCTCTGAACTGTGTGACATTTCCTACTGTACCAGGAATTTTTATAGGAGGGAATGCCTCCCTCTATCTAGGACTCAGGACGACTCCCTGGCAAGGCTGGCATAGACTCAGCACTTCAGCACTTGCTAGGGCAGTGgttcagtggctctcaacctgtgggtggcaaCTCTCTCGGGTCCCATATCATATGCCTACATAACAGTagtaaggccgggcgtggtggcgcacgcctttaatcccagcactcgggaggcagaggcaggtggatttctgagttcgaggccagcctggtctacaaagtgagttccaggacagccagggctatacagagaaaccctgtctcgaaaaaccaaaaaaaaaaaaaaaaaaaaaaaaaaaaaaaaaaaaacagtagtaAAATTGCAGTTACAAAGCAGCAACGGAGTAATTTgtggtttgggggtcaccacaccctGAGGAACTGTGACATAGGGTcgcagtattaggaaggctgagaaccactgtgctagagGGAATATGTAACAAACTGAATAATGCCCAAGGAGAGAGACTAACCAATGCCCAAGCAGCCAACAATGCCCAGAAGGGAGCCAGACATGTGGTACAGCGGGAGTGCGAGGTAGATCACGTCCTCCTGGTGGACTCCACACAGATGGTAGAATCCCTGGCACTGTAGAACCTTCAGATGACTGATTCGAGCAGCCTTGGGCAGGCCTGAAAGGTGGCAATGGCAAGAGGGGTACAGTCAGGGAAAGGAAAGTCTGAGCTGTGTCCTGGAAAAATAGGTATTTTgaggactggaaggagagaagctgtGCCTGGGATGGTGTCCAGGGTGATCTGAAAGTGACAAACGCCCCAGTTCTCTCCCCAGACCTTGCCACCCTctgcctcagtgtctgagaaGTATTGTATCCAGTCCTCACCAGTAGTGCCGGAGGTGAAGATGTACAGGCAGGTGTCCATTATGTTCTGGGGGGCAGAGAGGTACCCCGGCACTGGCTCATCCACTTGGTCTGCTGCTTCCGATAGCAAATTGCTGATTCCAGCTAGATTAGTTTCAGGGCCCGTCGCCCATAGGTGGAGCCCCATGGCTCTCAAGGCCGGCAGGTCCGGCTCCAGGGACTCCAGGAACTCTACAAGGGTAGGCAAACCCAGCTTCGAGGTTCTCCAGCTACTCTAAAGCCTTCCATCACCTGGTTGGTTTGCTCTGTCCTT
This region of Mus caroli chromosome 3, CAROLI_EIJ_v1.1, whole genome shotgun sequence genomic DNA includes:
- the Slc27a3 gene encoding solute carrier family 27 member 3; its protein translation is MAALLLLLPLLLLLPLLLKLDLWPQLRWLPADLAFTVRALRCKRALRARALAAAAADPESPESGCSLAWRLAYLAREQPTHTFLIHGAQRFSYADAERESNRIARAFLHARGCTGDRRGSGRGSTEEGARVAPPAGDAAAGGTTAPPLAPGATVALLLPAGPDFLWIWFGLAKAGLRTAFVPTALRRGPLLHCLRSCGASALVLATEFLESLEPDLPALRAMGLHLWATGPETNLAGISNLLSEAADQVDEPVPGYLSAPQNIMDTCLYIFTSGTTGLPKAARISHLKVLQCQGFYHLCGVHQEDVIYLALPLYHMSGSLLGIVGCLGIGATVVLKPKFSASQFWEDCQKHRVTVFQYIGELCRYLVNQPPSKAECDHKVRLAVGSGLRPDTWERFLRRFGPLQILETYGMTEGNVATFNYTGRQGAVGRASWLYKHIFPFSLIRYDVMTGEPIRNAQGHCMATSPGEPGLLVAPVSQQSPFLGYAGAPELAKDKLLKDVFWSGDIFFNTGDLLVCDEQGFLHFHDRTGDTFRWKGENVATTEVAEVLETLDFLQEVNIYGVMVPGHEGRAGMAALALRPPQALNLVRLYSHVSENLPPYARPRFLRLQESLATTETFKQQKVRMANEGFDPNVLSDPLYVLDQDIGAYLPLTPARYSALLSGDLRI